In Deltaproteobacteria bacterium, the DNA window CATATGTTCTCATCATAGCTAATGGGCTGCAATCCAAAAGCGATTATAATAGCGTTTGAAGTAGAATGAATTGCAGGTAAATCGTTGTAAAAGATGCCCAATGGGAAACGTCGTTTCGGAACGGTATGTTGCCAAACGCTATAGCGGAAAGCGATTGGTACAGCGAAGCGAATGACGATGAGTTACCCGCAAAGCGTAAGTCACAGATTCCTCCTGCCTGTTATCAGCAGCAGCCCATAGGCCGCCACACCTCCCAGAACGAAGGCAAGCAGGTCGTACGCGTCAAAGGAACCGTTTTTAAAATAGGCCGCGGTGTTTTCCAGAAAGGGTATTTTTTCGAAAAAAGCGGGGGTCAGCGACAGGGCCAGCGCCTTGTATTTCTGCCCCAGCTCGAAAAAACCGTTGACCAGAACCCAGAACAGGCAGATCGCCAGGTAGCGCTTTTTGCCCCGGGTGAAAAAGGCGCCGGTAATCAGGCTGAAGGAGAGCACGTGAAAGAAGGCCGGCAGCCGCAGCCCCAGGCTCCCCAGCAGGGGGGCCTCCGCTGACCACAGCTTTAAATGGATGCCGAACCAACGCGTGAAATACACCCGCTCGGGCGAGCGGTCGATCACGTAGACCAGCGACCCCACAAGCAGCAGGAAGATCCCCGCCAGAAGCTGGGTCCGGCTGTGGACGAACGGCTGTTCTTCTTTTTTATCATCGATCATGGATGCCGAGCCTCACGTAACATCCTGTTTAGGCAGAGAATACACATAGCAGTCGAGGTACAGAAAGTCATTTTACCCGAAATGTTTGCGTTTTACAAAATCTTTCGAGCGGGGTTTTATAAACAGTGACCTGGCCCGGACAAACCAGAAATACTGAACAATTTTAGTGATTGACATGCCTGCTTCTCCGGTGTATTATTAAACGCTCTTCGAACTGAATCAGAACTCCCCGACATACATTTTATCAACCATTAGCCAAAGGAGGCCCACCGATGATTATCCAAAAAGCCGGCGTTTTCAGATTGTTACGCTACCTCGGCGTCTTCTGCGCCATCACCATGGGTTTTTTCAGTATCGTGGCCACCAGCGAGGACGATGTCAAGGATGCCCTTGACCTCGAATTCAGTGAAAATTATGAGCTTTCAACAGGTGAGGTAACCGTAGCAAAGCCTGCCGCGGTTCAAATAGCCGAGGTCGTTAAAGGTTGCACAGATTCGTTATCGGTCAGAGGCGTCATGCAGAATCTCGAGGATTGGGAAGATATTGAAAAAGTGGACATCGATTCGATTAAACTGGATCCCAAAAAGATCAGAGTTGAGTACAGAAATGCATGGACAGATCCGGCAAACGAAACGTTCTCATGCACAGCCACGTTTGAAGAACTCAATCCCCCGGACACCAGAGATGCCTATACATTCAGCCTTCCCGCTTTCGACGTCACCTTTAATGATTCGACCTGGAAAACCGCGGTTGACATTGATCCGACGGATGAAATGATGAACGCAATAAACTACTTCCTCGCAAATCGAGCAGAAACCTTTAAAATCTGCTACGAATGTACATTCGATGAGCAGACAATAGATGACTGGAGTGTCGGCATCAGGCTCATACTTCCCGTTAAAATCACAGGCACACCCTAAACCGTAGCTCTCAATCAAGAAAGGCACAACATGATATGTACCGTGTTGTGCCTTTTCAGTTGCTACCAGGAATGAACGGATCGGAATGGGTAATCACCCGAAGATGCCGCCCGCCTGGCGGCGCTCGATGCCTTCCAGGGCGAAGTAGCCGAAATGGACCGGATCCTGCGCCTTCCTGCGCTCCACCCCCTGGTAAACGCGGCCGTTGCCCCGGCGGCGCTCGATGCCTTCCAGGGCGTAATAGCCGAAATAGGTCGGGTCGTTTTCCTGCCTGCGCTCCCTGCCGCGATAGGGTTCTTTCCCGCCGTTGCCGTGGTTCAACGTTACGTATTTCCAATTATTTTTTGTCATCGTCTTTCCTCCCGATTTGTCTTTCATCCGCCGTTATCCGCTAACGGTTCGATCACCTGAAGATACAAACACCGTGCCAGAAATTGAAAAAAACAGCTTAACTGATTGTATATATGTATAATTTATGTTAATTATCCATTGTCGACAAACGGAGACGCAGGCGCGGAGTGGACATTCTATGCACAGCGTGTCTGCATAATAGGTATATACTGTGATTGATTGTTACGTGTGAAATGTAAGATGTGAAACGTAAAACGTATGGCGCAAGGCAATTTCGACGCATTATGCGTCGAGCGGCCTGCGCCCTGAGCCGTATTCCGTGATTATGAAAAAGCAACGCTCACTCGAACCCGAACTGCGTGATTTTTTCAGCATCGTTCAAAAGGCCGCCCTGGCCAATCCCTTCGATGCAGATCGCAGCGCGTTCGACCGCCAGCTCTCGGGGCTGACCGGGAATGTGCCCCCCGAAAAGCAGATCGAAAAGGCCGTGTACGAGGTCGGGCAACGCGTCGAGCTCCTGGAAAAAGAGGGGCAGGCGGATTTCCGCCTCTATGCGGGCGACGACCGGCAACTGGTCAGGACCGCCCTCCTCTTCCAGTATTTCTACCGGTTCAGGGAAAAGTTCGACCGGTTCATCCTCGACCAGATCGATGCCGGCGACACCAGCCTGAAGGTGCCCTTTTCCCAGGAGGCGCTTTCCTTTCTGCGCAAAAGGGGCTTCGGCATCGAGGAATCCCGCCGCTACTTTGCCCTGAGTTACCAGCTGCGCCGGGCCTACTTTTTCATCAACCGGCGTCTGGTGGGGCGCAGCCCGGCCATGACCAGGCTGCGTTTCAATTTGTGGAACAATGTGTTCACCCACAACATCGATCTTTACGAACGCTATCTCCTCAACCGCATGGAGGATTTCTCCACCCTCTTTTTGGGGGAAACCGGCACCGGCAAAGGCATCGCCGCCATGGCCCTGGGATGCTCGGGCTTCATCCCTTTCAACGAAAAGAAGAAAAGCTTTCAGGAAAGCTTCACGCGCGCCTTCGTCTCCATCAACCTCTCCCAGTATCCCGGGACCCTGATCGAGTCCGAACTTTTCGGTCACAAAAAGGGGGCCTTTACCGGCGCGGTGAAAGATCACATCGGCGTTTTCGGCCGGTGCAGCCCCTTCGGCGCCATCCTTCTCGACGAAATCGGGGAGGTCAAAGCGCCCCTGCAGATCAAACTGCTCGAGGTGCTTCAGGAACGGATTTTCTTTCCGGTGGGCAGCCACGAAAAGAGCCGTTTTCAGGGACGCGTCATTGCGGCGACCAACCGGCCGCTCAAGGACTTGAGGTCGAAAAAAGGCCTCAGGGACGATTTCTACTACCGCTTGAGTTCGGACATCATCACGGTGCCGCCGTTGCGGACGCGCATTCAGGAAAACCCGGATGAGTTGTACGATCTGCTCTCCTTTACGATCGAAAAAATGATCGGCACGCCGTCCCCCGAAATCGTGGACATGATCAAGCGGGTGATCGCCGAGGATCTGGGCCCGGAATATGCGTGGCCGGGAAATGTGAGGGAACTGGAGCAGTGCGTCCGCCGCATCGTGCTGAGCAGAAACTACGCGGGTGACGATCCGGAACCGGCATCCAACGACATCGCTGCGCGGCTGCAAAAAAGCATCGAAAGCGGCGAGATAGATGCCCAGAACCTTTTGGGCGGATACTGCACCATGCTCTACCAGCGCTTCGGCACCTTCGAGGAAGTGGCCCGGCGGACCAACCTGGACAGGCGTACCGTCAAAAAGTATATCGGTGAATGGCCCCATGATTCAGATTCGGAATCTGCATAAGACCTACACCATGGGCAGAAACGAGCTGCATGTGTTGAAAGGCATCGACCTTACCATCGCCCGGGGGGAGATGGTTTCCATCATGGGCTCCTCGGGCTCGGGCAAATCCACGCTTTTGAACGTCTTAGGGCTGCTGGACGGGTACGACCGGGGCGAATACCAACTGAATGACACCCTGATAAAGGATCTCAGTGAAAGCAAAGCCGCCTACTTCCGCAACCGTTTTTTCGGCTTTGTCTTCCAGTCTTTCAACCTGATCTCCTTTAAAAGCGCCCTGGAAAATGTGGCCCTGCCGCTCTACTATCAAAAGATCGGCCGCAAGAAACGCAACCGGCTCGCACTTGAGTATATGGAAAAAATGGGTATGCGCGACTGGGCCGGGCACATGCCCGGTGAGCTTTCCGGCGGTCAGCAGCAGCGGGTGGCCATTGCCAGGGCCATGATATCGCACCCTGAGGTCATCCTGGCGGATGAACCTACCGGTGCCCTGGATACGGACACGTCCTATGAAGTGATGGACCTGTTCCGGGAGATCAACGCCGAAGGGGTGACGGTCATCATCGTCACCCACGAACACGACATCGCCGCCAGAACCGGCCGGACGATTCGTCTCAAAGATGGGCGGATTCTCAATCGGGAATAATTACGCCCGAAGGGCAAATGACAAGTAGTCATGGATAAAAAGGGTCGTCTAAATTATTAAGCACTTAGTACCTACACTCAGGCAGCCAGGATATCATGCGCATCGACATCGACCTTTTCCAGGAAATTTTCGCCACCGTCCGCGCCAACAAACTGCGGACCTTTCTCACCGGGTTCAGCGTGGCCTGGGGCATTTTCATGCTGATTCTGCTGCTGGGTTCCGGCACGGGCATCCAGAACGGGGTGCGCAACGAATTCAAGGGGATCGCCACCAACGGTATCTGGATCCACCAGGGCCAGACCAGCGAACCCTTTGCGGGACTGCAGCCGGGACGCCCTATCAAATTCACGAACAGGGACTATCGTGAAATAAAGGAATCCATCCCGGGGGTCGAACACATTACGGCGCGCTACTACAAGGGGAGCAGCACCACGATCACCTACAAGGAGGAAACCGGCGTCTTCAGTATAATCGGCTGCCACCCGGACCATCGCTACATGCGTGAAACCATTCTGCTGGAGGGTCGCAATCTCAACGACAAGGACGTGCGCGAGTTTCGCAAAGTCGCCTTCGTGGGCGTCCAGGTACGCGACCAGCTCTTCAAGGGCGTTGCGCCCGTCGGACGGTTCATCAACATCAGCGGCGTCCCTTTCAAGGTTGTCGGCGTATTCACCGACGACTACAATGAACGCACCCAACGGCTGATCTACCTGCCGATCTCCACCGTCCAGAAGGTTTTTGGGCGCGGGGACCGCATCCACGCAGTCCTTTTCACCACCGGTGACGCCACCATCCAGGAGAGCCTGGCCATGCAGAAGGCGGTGCGCAACAAGATGGCCGCCCGCCACAGGTTCAACCCAGAAGATGAAAAGGCGCTGCGCATATGGAGCAGCGCCCAGGATTTCCATAAATTCGCAACCCTGTTCAGCAATATTCGCATCTTTATCTGGCTGGTCGGTATCGGCACCATCTTTGCCGGCATCGTCGGCATCAGCAACATCATGCTGATCGCGGTAAAGGAGCGCACCAAGGAGATCGGCATCCGCAAGGCGCTCGGAGCCACGCCATGGTCCATCATCGGCCTGGTGCTGACCGAATCCGTACTGATAACGGCCATTTCCGGCTATTTCGGCCTGGTGCTGGGTGTTGGGGTCATCGAACTCTTAGCCGGCAGCCTGCCGGCCCTCGACATGTTCCAAAATCCCGAGGTGGATTTCAGCGTAGCTGTCAGCGCACTGGCGCTGCTGGTGGCCGCGGGTCTGATCGCCGGCTTCTTCCCGGCCAGGAAGGCGGCCGCGATCCACCCGGTGGAGGCGCTGAGAGATGAGTGATCACAAACTATGCCTGGATCGATGACCCAGGCATAGTTTGTGATGGAACGCGGCTTCGCCGCTATTTTACATACAGACTATTGCTGCCGGAATGCAGATACAAGCGTATTCCTGATGCGCTCAATGCCTTTTGCAACTTAAAACCTAACACCTAAAACGTAAAACGGTTATTATGATTTTCGACCGCGACAGTTGGCAGGAAATCACCCATACCCTCGGACAGAACAAGCTGCGCTCGTTTCTGACCGCCTTTGGTGTTTTCTGGGGCATTTTTCTCCTGCTGATCATGGTAGGTGCAGGCAGGGGGCTGCAGAACGGCGCCATGGACGACTTCAGCGGCAGGGCCACCAACAGCGTTTACCTCTGGACCCGTCTCACAACCATCCCATACAAGGGGTTTCCCATCAGAAGACGCTTCTATTTCGACAATGACGACACCGAGGCCCTGCGGCAGAACATCCCCGAAATCAAGTATCTGGGGCCTCGCAACCAGGCAGGCGGCCACAGGGGGGTGACCAATGTGTCCCGGGGCCTGAAGAACGGCGCCTTCAACATCAACGGCGACTACCCGGAGTACAGGCAGATACAGATCCTGCAGATAACGCACGGCCGGTTCGTCAATGACCTGGACATGCGCGGCAGGCGCAAGGTGGCGGTCATCGGCACCCACGTGCGCGACGTCCTGTTCGAACCCGGCGAGACCCCTATTGGCAAATACATCCTGATCCAGGGGGTGTACTTCAAAGTGGTCGGTGTGTTCGCCTCCAACCGGGAGGGCGATCAGGCCGAAGAAGAAACGCAGACTGTCTTCATCCCCTTCACGACCTTCCAGCACACCTTCCATTTCGGCAAAAGGGTCAGTTGGTATTCGATCACATCACAGCCGGACATCCCGGTCTCGGTGGTGGAGGAGAAGGCGATCGCCCTGCTTGCAGAACGCCATCAGGTGTCCCCGGACGACCGCGCCGCCTTCGGCAGCTACAACGCGGAAAAGGAATACCACAAGATTGTCAATCTGTTCAAAGGCATCAACCTCCTCATCTGGTTCGTGGGTACCTTCACACTCGTCGCCGGCGTGATCGGCGTCAGCAACATCATGCTCATCGTCGTCAAGGAGCGCACACGGGAGATCGGCATCAGAAGGGCTATCGGCGCCACGCCCTTCAACATCCTTTCGCAGATCCTGGCGGAATCGGTTCTGCTCACCGCCGTATCCGGCTACACCGGTCTGTTTGCAGGCGTGGTGACCATCGAGCTGGTGGCGCGGGCCCTTGAATCCGCCGGAGCCGGGATCGAGTATTTCCGCAACCCGGGAATCGATTTAAAGGTTGCAATCGCGGCACTTTCCATTTTAGTGGTATGTGGCGTGTTCGCCGGCCTCATACCGGGCAAAAAGGCCATCAGCATCAAACCGGTGGAGGCCATCCGGGACGACTGACTGCTCCCACGAAGCGGTTGACTATGAAAATCATTCTAAAAGCGATAGTTACCCTCATCATCCTTGCCGTCTTTGCCGGCACCCTGTACTTCCTTTACGAAAAATCCAAGGAAAAGCCCGTCATCTATCAAACCCGGAAACCTTTTACCACCAACATCGTGAGCAAGGCT includes these proteins:
- a CDS encoding ABC transporter permease; this translates as MRIDIDLFQEIFATVRANKLRTFLTGFSVAWGIFMLILLLGSGTGIQNGVRNEFKGIATNGIWIHQGQTSEPFAGLQPGRPIKFTNRDYREIKESIPGVEHITARYYKGSSTTITYKEETGVFSIIGCHPDHRYMRETILLEGRNLNDKDVREFRKVAFVGVQVRDQLFKGVAPVGRFINISGVPFKVVGVFTDDYNERTQRLIYLPISTVQKVFGRGDRIHAVLFTTGDATIQESLAMQKAVRNKMAARHRFNPEDEKALRIWSSAQDFHKFATLFSNIRIFIWLVGIGTIFAGIVGISNIMLIAVKERTKEIGIRKALGATPWSIIGLVLTESVLITAISGYFGLVLGVGVIELLAGSLPALDMFQNPEVDFSVAVSALALLVAAGLIAGFFPARKAAAIHPVEALRDE
- a CDS encoding ABC transporter permease, giving the protein MIFDRDSWQEITHTLGQNKLRSFLTAFGVFWGIFLLLIMVGAGRGLQNGAMDDFSGRATNSVYLWTRLTTIPYKGFPIRRRFYFDNDDTEALRQNIPEIKYLGPRNQAGGHRGVTNVSRGLKNGAFNINGDYPEYRQIQILQITHGRFVNDLDMRGRRKVAVIGTHVRDVLFEPGETPIGKYILIQGVYFKVVGVFASNREGDQAEEETQTVFIPFTTFQHTFHFGKRVSWYSITSQPDIPVSVVEEKAIALLAERHQVSPDDRAAFGSYNAEKEYHKIVNLFKGINLLIWFVGTFTLVAGVIGVSNIMLIVVKERTREIGIRRAIGATPFNILSQILAESVLLTAVSGYTGLFAGVVTIELVARALESAGAGIEYFRNPGIDLKVAIAALSILVVCGVFAGLIPGKKAISIKPVEAIRDD
- a CDS encoding ABC transporter ATP-binding protein, coding for MIQIRNLHKTYTMGRNELHVLKGIDLTIARGEMVSIMGSSGSGKSTLLNVLGLLDGYDRGEYQLNDTLIKDLSESKAAYFRNRFFGFVFQSFNLISFKSALENVALPLYYQKIGRKKRNRLALEYMEKMGMRDWAGHMPGELSGGQQQRVAIARAMISHPEVILADEPTGALDTDTSYEVMDLFREINAEGVTVIIVTHEHDIAARTGRTIRLKDGRILNRE
- a CDS encoding sigma 54-interacting transcriptional regulator, translating into MKKQRSLEPELRDFFSIVQKAALANPFDADRSAFDRQLSGLTGNVPPEKQIEKAVYEVGQRVELLEKEGQADFRLYAGDDRQLVRTALLFQYFYRFREKFDRFILDQIDAGDTSLKVPFSQEALSFLRKRGFGIEESRRYFALSYQLRRAYFFINRRLVGRSPAMTRLRFNLWNNVFTHNIDLYERYLLNRMEDFSTLFLGETGTGKGIAAMALGCSGFIPFNEKKKSFQESFTRAFVSINLSQYPGTLIESELFGHKKGAFTGAVKDHIGVFGRCSPFGAILLDEIGEVKAPLQIKLLEVLQERIFFPVGSHEKSRFQGRVIAATNRPLKDLRSKKGLRDDFYYRLSSDIITVPPLRTRIQENPDELYDLLSFTIEKMIGTPSPEIVDMIKRVIAEDLGPEYAWPGNVRELEQCVRRIVLSRNYAGDDPEPASNDIAARLQKSIESGEIDAQNLLGGYCTMLYQRFGTFEEVARRTNLDRRTVKKYIGEWPHDSDSESA